A window from Alloyangia pacifica encodes these proteins:
- a CDS encoding ATP-binding protein — MGADPVTCPIPNSKFGCEKEDFAHALRNLLENAVKYGGSAEVNFRKTRDMVDVIIRDHGPGIPDHLLEEVFRPFYRIDAARGAAQGSVGLGLSITRADAHERSQGQTRSALVCHVVQPS, encoded by the coding sequence ATCGGGGCTGATCCCGTTACTTGCCCGATCCCGAATTCCAAGTTTGGGTGTGAGAAAGAGGATTTTGCTCATGCGCTGCGCAATCTGCTGGAGAATGCCGTGAAATACGGGGGCAGCGCGGAGGTCAATTTCCGCAAGACGCGAGACATGGTCGACGTCATCATCCGCGACCACGGCCCCGGCATCCCGGACCATCTGCTCGAGGAGGTATTCCGCCCCTTCTACCGCATCGATGCGGCACGCGGTGCCGCGCAGGGCAGCGTTGGTCTGGGACTGTCCATCACCCGCGCCGACGCCCATGAACGCAGCCAAGGCCAGACGCGGTCAGCCTTGGTTTGCCATGTTGTTCAGCCGTCTTGA
- a CDS encoding pirin family protein translates to MSWNPTHSPECPDFGCGALETLIIPRARDIGGFDVRRALPSPKRQMVGPFIFFDQMGPAEFITEGGIDVRPHPHIGLGTVTYLYQGEFEHRDSIGSHQMIYPGEVNWMTAGRGVTHSEHTSEKTRGTRHSLFGIQTWIALPEHLEESDPGFEHHGKEALPLISDGGSEARLILGAAYGEKSPVTMPSETFYLDVVLQPGAGFPLPEDQEDRGIYVTEGAIEVAGDIFEAGRMMVFRPGDRISAKAGPQGARLMALGGATMNGPRYIWWNFVSSSKDRIEQAKEDWKAADWANGPFRLPPGDEQEFIPITEELDRTRPRNWD, encoded by the coding sequence ATGAGCTGGAACCCTACCCATAGCCCTGAATGCCCGGACTTTGGCTGCGGCGCGCTCGAGACGCTGATCATCCCCCGCGCCCGCGATATCGGCGGCTTTGACGTCCGCCGCGCCCTGCCCTCGCCGAAGCGGCAGATGGTCGGACCGTTCATCTTCTTTGACCAGATGGGCCCCGCCGAGTTCATCACCGAGGGCGGCATCGACGTGCGCCCGCATCCGCATATCGGGCTCGGCACGGTCACCTACCTCTACCAGGGCGAGTTCGAGCACCGCGACAGCATCGGCAGCCACCAGATGATCTACCCCGGCGAGGTCAACTGGATGACCGCGGGCCGCGGCGTGACCCATTCGGAACACACCAGCGAAAAGACCCGCGGCACCCGCCACAGCCTTTTTGGCATCCAGACCTGGATCGCCCTGCCCGAACACCTCGAGGAAAGCGACCCCGGCTTCGAGCACCACGGCAAGGAGGCGCTTCCGTTGATCTCCGACGGTGGCAGCGAAGCCCGGCTCATCCTCGGCGCCGCCTATGGCGAGAAAAGCCCTGTGACCATGCCGTCCGAAACCTTCTACCTCGACGTCGTGCTGCAGCCGGGCGCCGGGTTCCCCTTGCCCGAGGATCAGGAAGACCGCGGCATCTACGTCACCGAAGGCGCGATCGAGGTCGCAGGCGACATCTTCGAGGCCGGTCGCATGATGGTGTTCCGCCCCGGCGACCGGATTTCGGCCAAGGCCGGTCCCCAGGGCGCCCGCCTCATGGCGCTCGGCGGCGCGACCATGAACGGACCAAGGTATATCTGGTGGAATTTCGTCTCGTCGTCAAAGGACCGCATCGAACAGGCCAAGGAGGACTGGAAGGCCGCCGACTGGGCGAACGGTCCCTTCCGCCTGCCGCCCGGCGACGAGCAGGAGTTCATCCCGATCACCGAAGAGCTGGACCGCACCCGCCCGAGAAACTGGGACTAG
- a CDS encoding GNAT family N-acetyltransferase, protein MTDPIIRYSETDSKARYVATVEGAAGEGELTISKVSPTLIIADHTAVPDSMRGMGIAKALVLRLLADARGKGQRIVPLCPFVRGYAMRHSDETADVIQW, encoded by the coding sequence ATGACCGATCCGATCATCCGCTACAGCGAAACCGACAGCAAAGCGCGCTACGTCGCCACGGTGGAGGGTGCCGCGGGCGAAGGCGAGTTGACCATCTCCAAGGTCTCGCCGACCCTCATCATCGCCGACCACACCGCGGTGCCTGACAGCATGCGCGGCATGGGCATCGCCAAGGCACTGGTGCTCCGCCTTCTCGCGGACGCCCGCGGCAAGGGCCAGCGCATCGTGCCGCTCTGCCCCTTCGTGCGTGGCTACGCGATGCGCCACAGCGACGAGACCGCCGACGTCATCCAGTGGTGA
- a CDS encoding alpha/beta hydrolase, which produces MTQTLSYHARTRAPDPGAPLIFAFHGTGGDETQFFELVRQIHPGAGIVSPRGDVSEGGAARFFRRTGEGVYDMEDLAERTARMAAFIAAHKAVNPGVPVYGFGYSNGANILASVVMAQPDLFDRIGLLHPLIPWQPAPIDLGGRRVLVTAGRRDPICPWSLTEGLLTWLVDSGADVRTEIHDGGHEIRQGEIAALAELLTA; this is translated from the coding sequence ATGACCCAGACCCTGAGCTACCACGCCCGCACCCGTGCCCCCGATCCGGGGGCGCCGCTGATCTTCGCGTTTCATGGCACCGGCGGAGACGAGACCCAGTTCTTCGAACTGGTGCGGCAGATCCACCCCGGCGCAGGCATCGTCTCGCCCCGGGGAGACGTCTCGGAAGGCGGCGCCGCGCGCTTCTTTCGGCGCACCGGCGAGGGCGTCTACGACATGGAGGACCTCGCCGAGCGGACCGCGCGGATGGCGGCCTTCATCGCCGCGCACAAAGCCGTCAATCCGGGCGTTCCGGTCTATGGCTTCGGCTATTCCAACGGCGCCAACATCCTCGCTTCGGTGGTGATGGCGCAACCCGATCTCTTCGACCGGATCGGACTGCTGCACCCGCTGATCCCGTGGCAGCCGGCGCCGATCGATCTCGGCGGTCGGCGCGTGCTGGTCACCGCCGGGCGCCGCGATCCGATCTGCCCGTGGTCGCTCACCGAAGGGCTGCTGACGTGGCTGGTCGACAGTGGTGCCGACGTCCGGACCGAGATCCACGACGGCGGCCACGAGATCCGGCAGGGCGAGATCGCGGCCCTGGCCGAGCTGCTCACCGCATGA